One stretch of Saccharopolyspora erythraea DNA includes these proteins:
- a CDS encoding NAD(P)H-binding protein codes for MTQPPILVLAATGKTGRRVVTRLRAAGHQVRAASRSSDVRFDWYDPSTWPAALADVQAVYLVVPDDPAPIDPFVRQAVAAGVRRFVVLSGRGIDFLPIPGMKTAEDAVRATEAEWTILRANNFHQNYDEDVFLHPVREGEVALPLGDEPEPTIDVEDIAEVAVAALTEDGHAGRVYQLSGPRGIGFREAVELIGKATGRTIRYVELPTEEYVAAQVAQGVAEAEARFLASLWDLVRSGHVAAPTDDVRAVTGHAPRDFESYVERVAETGVWGPPHRGGNTSQASPTTHATGPQT; via the coding sequence ATGACACAACCACCGATCCTCGTCCTGGCCGCGACGGGCAAGACCGGACGCCGGGTGGTGACCCGGCTGCGGGCTGCCGGGCACCAGGTGCGCGCCGCTTCCCGTTCGAGCGACGTCCGCTTCGACTGGTACGACCCCTCGACGTGGCCGGCCGCGCTGGCCGACGTCCAGGCCGTCTACCTGGTCGTACCGGACGACCCCGCCCCCATCGACCCGTTCGTCCGCCAGGCGGTGGCCGCCGGTGTCCGGCGCTTCGTGGTGCTTTCCGGCCGCGGCATCGACTTTCTCCCCATCCCCGGCATGAAGACGGCCGAGGACGCGGTCCGGGCGACGGAGGCCGAGTGGACGATCCTGCGGGCCAACAACTTCCACCAGAACTACGACGAAGACGTGTTCCTGCACCCGGTCCGCGAAGGCGAGGTGGCGCTGCCGCTCGGCGACGAGCCGGAGCCGACCATCGACGTCGAGGACATCGCCGAGGTCGCGGTCGCGGCGCTCACCGAGGACGGCCACGCCGGAAGGGTCTACCAGCTGTCCGGCCCGCGCGGCATCGGCTTCCGCGAGGCGGTCGAGCTGATCGGGAAGGCCACCGGCCGGACGATCCGCTACGTCGAACTCCCGACCGAGGAATACGTGGCCGCGCAGGTGGCGCAGGGCGTCGCGGAGGCCGAAGCGAGGTTCCTCGCCTCCCTGTGGGACCTGGTGCGCAGCGGGCACGTCGCCGCACCCACCGATGACGTCCGCGCGGTCACCGGGCACGCGCCCCGGGACTTCGAGTCCTACGTCGAACGGGTCGCCG
- a CDS encoding CHAD domain-containing protein, with protein sequence MVSTGTQGWQSRDVAGAIGLDEPITAGRDAPVREHVRAGLDVRLRAMVRHDPGTRLGEDPEELHQMRVSVRRMRAMLRSGRPFLDQDWSEPLRAELGWLGRALGPVRDLDVLIDRLRQESADLDAEERAAAARLLSGLEVEHGEARFELLAALDSDRYVELVRELAAAVRTELPSPKSDVDGPDELRRLVAKEYRKLRKAVGKLGDDPSDAELHALRIRGKRLRYTAELAESALDVKPLLKAAKRFQDVLGEHQDACVAEQRLRDLLHALGDGADGAVAFVAGRLVEREAARRRDRRAEWPTAWKELSKRATAA encoded by the coding sequence ATGGTTTCCACCGGGACGCAGGGTTGGCAGAGCCGTGACGTGGCGGGCGCGATCGGTCTCGACGAGCCGATCACCGCTGGTCGCGACGCACCCGTCAGGGAACACGTCCGCGCCGGGCTGGACGTCCGGCTGCGCGCGATGGTCCGGCACGACCCCGGCACCAGGCTGGGCGAGGACCCCGAGGAACTGCACCAGATGCGGGTCTCGGTGCGGCGGATGCGGGCGATGCTCCGATCCGGCCGCCCGTTCCTGGACCAGGACTGGTCGGAGCCGCTGCGCGCGGAGCTGGGCTGGCTCGGCCGCGCGCTGGGCCCGGTCCGCGACCTCGACGTGCTGATCGACCGGCTGCGCCAGGAAAGCGCCGACCTCGACGCCGAGGAGCGCGCAGCGGCGGCCCGGCTGCTCTCCGGCCTGGAGGTCGAGCACGGCGAGGCCCGCTTCGAGCTGCTCGCGGCGCTGGACAGCGACCGCTACGTGGAGCTGGTGCGCGAGCTGGCCGCCGCGGTGCGCACCGAACTGCCCTCGCCGAAGTCCGATGTGGACGGACCGGACGAGCTGCGACGCCTGGTCGCAAAGGAGTACCGGAAGCTGCGCAAGGCGGTGGGCAAGCTCGGCGACGACCCCTCCGACGCGGAGCTGCACGCGCTGCGCATCCGCGGCAAGCGCCTGCGCTACACCGCCGAGCTGGCCGAGTCCGCGCTCGACGTCAAACCGCTGCTGAAGGCCGCGAAGCGGTTCCAGGACGTGCTCGGCGAACACCAGGACGCGTGCGTCGCCGAGCAGCGGCTGCGCGACCTACTGCACGCACTCGGGGACGGCGCGGACGGTGCCGTGGCGTTCGTGGCCGGACGGCTCGTCGAGCGCGAGGCTGCCCGCCGCCGCGATCGCCGCGCCGAGTGGCCGACGGCGTGGAAGGAGCTCAGCAAACGCGCCACCGCCGCGTAG